Genomic segment of Streptomyces sp. NBC_00654:
GGGCCAGCACCCCTACCTGGAGCGGGCCATGCTCAGCGGCGAGTACCCGATGATGGCGGGCATGGCGGAGGACACCTTCAGCCCCGACTTCGACCACTTCGAGTTCGGACTGCGGCGACTGATCGACGGCTTCGAAGTGCTCGTCCAGGAGCGCGCGAGGGGATGACGGCGGTCCGGGTCCGTGCGCCAATGGAGACATGGACGCCAGCCGGGAGCTCGCTCCTTTCGTCAGGCAGTACGCCGTCCTGCTGAGCACCCACCGGCAGGACGGTTCCGTCGTGGGCACCCCCGTCAACATCGCCGTCGAGGGTGATCACGCGTTCATCCGCACCTTCTCCTCCGCGTGGAAGGTCGAGCGGATGAGGAACCACCCGGAGGTGGAGATCGCCCCGTGCACGGTGCGGGGCAGGCCCACCGGCCCACGGATCAGGGCCTACGCGCGGCTGCTCCGCGCGGGTACGAAGGAGAACACCCACGCGGCACGGATGCTGTCGCGCAAGTACCCGGTGATGCACGGGGTACTGGTCCCGCTCGCGCACCGGCTGAAGCGTGACCGGACGCTCCACTACGAGGTGTGGCCGATTCCGGACGAATGAGCCGGTACGAAGACGCATCCGCAGCGGACCCCGTACGCCACCACTCATATCGGCAATCCGCCGCGACTGAAACGTGTGACCTCTCCCCGCGCGCTCTCGATCTAGACATTCATGGACGTATTCCGGCCCGGGGAGCCGTGAATGATTGCCATACACACCTGCCTTCCAGGATGTTCGTAGGGCAAGCGCGAGAGACGAGACGGTGGAAGGGACTCACGGGGGCGGCGAATGCATTTTCGACACGTCTTCATTTGCCCGACCGTGACATAGCCTCCCCGTTCGTTCATCGAATGAAGGAGAAATGGTGATCTCGAAGACGAAGAGGATTGCCCGTTCCGTGGCCGTGGCGTTCGCCGCCACCGCGGCGGTCACCATGGCCCTGCCCTCGGGCAACGCCTACGCCATCGACCACGTCGAATGCCGTGGTGGGGAGAACTTCCTGAAGATCTGGTCGCACCTGGACGGTCGCAGCAGTGTGGACTGCTACGCCAACGGGGGGCGGACCAGCTTCGGAGGCTGGTGGGTCGACCGCATCTCGACGGGCAACAACGACCTCATCTACTACGACGAGAACGGCGACTCGGTGCGCGTCAACCGGTGGACCGACATCACGTTCCCGAACCGTCCCCCGAAGGTCAAGGACATCGAAATCATTTAGCGGATGAACGGACCGGCGGACGGGCGGGCCACTGTCCGGGAAGGGCGTGCCGATTCACGATGCACGACCCTTCGCAATGCACAGCCCTTCGCGATGCACGGCCTTCGCAATACGCGGCCTTCGCGATGCACGCCCTTCGCGAATTCACGACCCTTCGCCGATTCGCTTCACTTCCCGAACTGGCTGAATTCATCGTGGGGTTGAATTCACCCATGCCCGGCCGGCCGATACAGGCCGCGTGCTCACCGCGCGGCCTGTATCGGCATGTTCCGGTGGCCGTCGCCCCGCGCGCCTCGCCTCACCCTTGCCCGCGCCGCCTCCGCAGGGCGAACCAGATGACCGCCACCCCGGCGATGACGACCGCGCCCAGCGTCATGCTCCCCTTCTCCCCGCCGTCGTCCGCGCTGTCCCCGCCGCCACCGCCGGACCCCCGGCCGGCGCTCCCGGAACCGCCCCCCGAGGTCTTGCCGCCGCTCCCGCCCGGGACCTCCACCCGCTCCACATCGCTCCGCCTCCCCTCCGAGCCGAACATCAGCGCCGAGCCGTCCGCCGTGTACGTCACCGACTCCGCCTGTCCCTGGAACGGGGCGCTCACCGCGCGGTCGTCGCCGAGCCTGCCGCCCTCGAAGGCGTACGCGCGAGCGCTGAAGTAGGACCGCAGCACCAGCTCGGTCCCGTCCGGCGAGAACGCCCCGTCCGTCACCCACGGCACCTCCCCCACCCTCCGGAACACATTGGTCCCGCCGGTGGAGAGCTTCGCGGGCCCCTCGTAGAGCCCGCCGCCGTCCTCGTTCTTCGAGGCGATGTACACCCGGCCGGTCTTCGGGTGGACCATCATCGCCTCGGCGTTGCGCGCCCCGTCCGCGTACGTCACATCGAACTGGGTCGCCGTGACGGTGGCGTCGCGCAGCTGCTTCGGCTCGGGGAAGCGGTAGATCCAGACGTGGTCCCACGTCCCGTTCAGGTTGTCGCCGATGTCACCGACGTACACGTTGCCGTCGGGTCCGATCGAGATCGCCTCGACGTCACGGGGCTCGCCGACGCCGCGCATGGTGATCGTCGCGACGGTCTTCCCGGTGCGGGAGTCGACGGCGTAGATGTACGGACCGTCGTCGCTGTCGTTGTGCGTCCAGTAGATGCCCGGGTGGGTGGGGCTGGCGGCCAGACCGCTGGACTCGGTGATCCTGGGGTCCTCGATCGTGAAGCTCCGATCGGCTCCGCCGTCGTCGGCCACGGCGAGGGCCGCCCCCGGGAACAGCAGGAGCGTGGCGGCACCGAAGGCAGTCAGATACGAGCGCATGGGCTCAAGTGTCCATCGTCACGTCGCAGGCCGACGCGCTGATCGGCCATGATGGCGCATATGCGTTTTCTGCTTGTCGGCGATTCCATGACGATCGGGCGCGCCGGCGACTTCACCTGGCGCTTCCGTATGTGGCAGCACCTCGAAGCGACCCTCGGCGGGGGTTTCGCGTTCGTCGGCCCGCGCACGGAGCTGTACGACACCGAGGCGGGCGCCCCGCTCTCGTACGCGTACGGCGCCCCGTCCTTCCCCGCCGGGGCCCGCGCGCACCTCGCGGGCTGGGGCGAGGGCTGGCTGCACATGGCGCCGGTGATCGCGGACGCGGTCACCGGGACCCGCGCCGACGTCCTGCTCGTCTCGCTCGGCCTGATCGACCTCGGGTTCTACACGGACAGCGCGCAGACCGCGCGGAACGCCCGCGCGTTCATCGCTGCGGCCCGCGCCGCCAACCCCCGTATCAGGATCGTGCTCCTGCCCGTGATACCCAACGTCCGGGCGGAGTCGGACGCCCCCTTCGCCGCCGAGTGCGAGCGCTTCAACGAACTCCTCGCCAAGGCGGTCGCCGACCTCGACGAAGCCGCCTCCCCGCTGCTGCTGGCCTCGCGCCCGACCGGGTACGACATCCACACGGACACGTACGACGGCACGCACCCCGGCCCGAGCGGCGAGCACAAACTGGCGGCGGCCTTCGCCGACGCGATGCACCAGGCGTGGGGACTGGGCGGGCCGTACACGCCCCACGGCTGAAACCGCTGCGCCCACCCGCCCCCGGACCTTACGGTGGTGCCTCATCGGCCGAGTGACGATCAGGTACGGGGGTGGGTCAATGGACCCGATTTCGCTGGGTGTTCTGGCCGCGCTGGCAGGCGGCGCGGGCGGGGAGATCGGCCGTCAGGCCTGGTCCGGGCTGACGGGCCTGGTGCGCCGGCGCCGGGACCCCGCGCCGGGAACGCCCGAGGGTTCGGCCCCGGAGCCCGACTCCGCCGAGACGGCGCTGACCGCGCTGGAAGGCAGCCCCGGGGACCGGGAGCGGGCCGGGGAACTCGCACAGGCGCTGCGTACCCAGGTCGCCGCGGACGAGGCCTTCGCCCGCGCGGTACGGGTGTGGGAGGCGATGTTCCAGGCCTCGCTGACCGCGGACCCGGAGGCGGCGGAGGAGCTGGAGACGGCCGTCCGGGCGGTCGACCCCGAGGCCGTGGCCCCGGGGTCCGTGCACAACGACTTCCGCGACAGCACGTTCAGCGGCCCGGTGCAGGGCAGCGGCACCCAGCACAACACGTTCAACAAGTAGCCGGTCTCCCGTGTCCCCGTCGGCGGGCGTCCTGCTCCGCTACGGGGTGAGGGCGTCCGCGGACACCAGCGTGTCGTCGCGGAAGCAGAGCCGGTACGCGTCGCCCGACCGGTCGTCGAACCGGTCGGCCGTCATCGCGTAGTACGAGCACGATGTGCCGGGTCCGGCCGGCTCGGCCTCCACCGGGCGGTGGCCGGTCCGGCGTTCCGGCAACAGGGGCTCGGCCTCGGACCGGGCCATGCCCACCCGCAGCCGGGCGAAGTCGCCGGGTTCCAGGACCGACCGGGACACCGACCACATCTCCCACCCCATGAGCACCAGCGACAGCGACGCCCCCGCCACCAGCGGCACCAGGACCGCGGCAACCAGCGTCCGACGCACCCGGCGCCCGGCGTGACGGTGCTCCCGGGGCAGCGCGCCGCCCTCGCCACCCGGCCCGCCGGACCGGAGAGCGACGGGAGTGATGGGTGTGACGGGTGCGACGGGCCGCGAGGGGGTGTGCGGAATCCGGGCGGCGACCGCGAAGCCCCCGTCGCGCGGACCGTGGGTGAAGGTGCCCCCGGCCAGCCGCACCCGCTCGTCGAGCCCGATGAGCCCGTGGCCACCGTGGGCTCCGCTCCCTGGTGGCACGGCTGGGGCGGCGCCCGGGGATGGCCCGTTCTCGACCACCACTTCGGTCTCGTCGGCCGAGTGCGCGACGCGAACGCGCGCCGTGGTGTGCGGGGCGTGCTTGGCGACGTTGGTGAGCGCCTCCTGCACGACGCGGTGCACGGCCCGCTCGACGACCGGGGGAACGCGGTCCGCCCTGCCGTCGACGCGCAGGTCGACCGAGAGCCCGGACGCGGAGGCCTCGTCGGCCAGCCGGGCGACCCGGGACACGGAGGCGGCCGGGCCGCCGCGACCGCCACCGGCACCGGCACCGCCGCCGACGCCCTCGTCCGGGGTTCCCGTGGGGCTCAGGGGCGCGTCGTCGGTCCCGTCACGCAGGACGCTGATCACTTCCCCGAGCCGCTCCACCGCGGCCCCGGCCCTGGCCCTGATGTCCCCGGCCGCCCGCCGGTGCCGGTCATCGAGGTCGGCGGCGAGGCTCAGCGCGCCCGCCGAAAGGGCGATCAGGCTGAGGTCGTGGCCGAGGACGTCGTGCATGTCGTGGGCGATCCGGGCCCGTTCGCGCAGCCGGGCCTGCTCGGCGACCAGCCGTTGTTCGCGCTCCAGTTGTGCCGCCCGCTCCCACCCGGCCCGGACGAGCTGCCGGTACTGGCGCCGGAACCGTCCCGCGAACCACGGCAGCATCGCCGCGACGACCACCACGGCCACGAACCGGCTGCCCAGCGGCAGCCACGACGGCACCAGGGCCACCGCCACCACCCCGGCCGCGACGACGGCGACCAGCGCGAGCACGGTGGGCCGGGCCCGTCCCGCCCGCTGCCCGGCGAGGAACGCGGCGACCGCCGCCGGAACCGCCCACCACAGGCTGACCATGCTCAGGCCCACCCCCGCCGCAGCGGCGGCGGCAGCGGCCGCCCCGGCCGGATCCCCGGGCCGGGTCCGCGGTCCCGCACCGCCGCGCTTCGCACTGTCCATACGAGGACGGTACTGAGCGTGGAGTCCCCGGGTCCCGCCCAGGTCACTCCACCTGCTGCGACCCCAGCATCGTCAGCGCCAGCTCGGTGAGTTCACCGGACACCTCGGCGGGCCGGGCCCGCCGGGGCCGGCGGCTGTGGTGGGCCATCAGCTCGTGGACCGTACCGACCATCACCATCACGTCGACCCGGTGGTCCCGGTCCTCCGCCTCCCCCCGGTCCACCGCCCGCTCGGCCTCCCCGGTCAGGAACTCCGTCCACAGGGCCCGCCACAGCTTGCAGTGCTCGTCCACCGTGGCGCTCACGCCCAGCACCTCGACGAAGGTCACCCGGGCCTCGCGCGGATCGCGGGTGACGGCCTCCACGTAGGCGTCGAAGAGGCGCCGGACGCGCTCGGCGGTCCCGCACTCGTCCATGCCCTTGGCGAGCAGGGCGTTCTCCGCGGCCCGCAGCCCGCTCGTCGTCACCCGGTTGTGCAGCGCGACGAGCAGCCCCTCACGCGAGCCGTACTCCTTGCGCAGCACCTCGGCCGGAACCCCGGCCGCCGCGCAGATCGCCAGCTCGGTCGTCTCCGCGTACCCGACGACTCCGAACAGTTCCCGGGCCGCGTTGAGGAGTTGCTCGCGCGCCTGGTTCCGGAGCGTGTCACCGGGGCCAGTGCGCTGAGCCGGCCAGTTGTCCACCACCGGTCCTCCTTCAGCGGAAGAGGTGCGGGAGAGGAGCCTCAGCACCTCTGCACAGACCGCCCGCCCCATTGTGCTCGCCCCGGCACGGTGGTTCCGACTGCGCCACACCCCAACCGGAGTGCGGCACCCCGCCCTCACACCCCCTGTCGCGCCGCCGACGCGCTCCCCCGGCGGATCGGACGGCCCGGCATTTTTCAGCCCCAAAGTGGCACGGTGAACGGTCAGGAAAGTTGACGAGGAGGACGCGTTCCTCCTCCCGGGGCCGGTGTTCCGGGGCCGTTCTTCCTGGGGCCGTTCTTCCCGGGGCGGTTCTTCCCGGGGCCGTTCACCAGACGACCGGCATGCTCGGCAGGCCGAGGACGATGCCGTTGAGCTTGAACTCGGCCCGCGCCGAAGGGATCACCGGGCGCAGCCCGGGGATGCGGCGCAGCAGGGTGGTCAGCGCGACCTCCAACTCGATCCGGGCCAGCTGGCGGCCTATGCACTGGTGCGCGCCGAGAGTGGCCAACTCCACGACGCTCAAAGGGCGTTCGGTCCGATTGCCGCGAGCGATCAGCCGGCTGATCAGATCGTCCCGGGGCTCGGCGATCCGTTGCCGGATCAACTCAGCCGGGTGTAGGTCTCGTCGGGGTCGAAGGGGCAGGAATCCGGCCTGGCGACCGGAATACCCGGGACATCGGCGGAATGAAACTTCTCGCGCCCTATTTGTCGGCGGCGCCGTCGTCGCAGCGGTGATCCGCGCGGGGCGCGTTCTGGTGGGCGACGGCGTCCTTCCAGCGGGCCCGCTCCGCGCCGAGCCGGTCGTCGGCGCTCACGGCGAACCACACCCAGCCGTCCTTGTACTCGTGCGTGTCCGTCAGGCCGATGACGTAGCGGCGGCCGGGGCGGAGCGCCGCGTAGTCCGGTTCGCCGGCGGCGAGGGCACGCCCCTTCGCGTCCAGGACGGCGGACTGGCCGATCACCATGGACGCGGGCGGGGTGCCCTTGAGGGGTTCCGTCACGGTCACGGCGGACATGACGACACCTCCTTCGAGCTCCGGCTCCTCCTCGCGGTACTCGACCGTCCGGTCGACGGTGACGATCGCGACCGTCCCCACGTTCCCCGCCTTGTCCCGGTCGGTGGTGTCCTCCGGCAGGCACAGGGTATGCGCCGCCGTCACGTCGTCCAGGGTGGTGTACCAGTAGCCGGCCCCGGCCGTCGCGAGCACGGTGGCGGCGGCGAGCGCGGTGAGCAGAAGGCTGGTTCGGGTCATGGTCAGCCCCAGAGCTTCTTGTAGTTGGCCTTGTCGGTGTCGGTCGGCTCGGTGATCGGCATGGTCACCAGCGGGGCGGGCCACATGAGCGACGCCACCTGCTCGGACTTGTGACACAGGCCCAGGGCGTGCCCGAGTTCATGCGCGGCGACGTGCCGACGCAACTCGGTCGAGGCGTACTTCCCCGGTTTGTCGAGGGACTTGCGGTTGAGGTGGATGACATCGGTGTCCGCGACACCGCCGTGGTGCTCGTAGTAGGCACCCTTGCCGTCGGCCTTGCTGTAGTCGCGCCAGTCGAGGTCGTTGACGGTCGTGGCACTGTCCGGCCGGATCTTGATCCGCGACAGCGAACCGGTCTGCCAGACCTTCCCGGCCCAGGTGCGCGCGTCGTCGTACTTCGTCGCGGACGTCCACCGGATCTCGCCCTCGTCGACCGCCGAGTCCGAGCGCCGTTCCCGCTCCCCCGCCACACACCCGGCGGCCCTCTTCACCCCTGCCGCCCCTCGCACCCCCGTCACTTCTTCCCCGTAGGCGACCGCGGTGGCCGAGACGGCGGTGGTGGTGGCGCACGCGAGGGCGACCAGCACACGGACCGGATCCATCGGAGGCTTCACAAGCGCTTCTCCTTCGCAGGTGAGAGGCACCGTACTGAGGCCCGCGCCCCACAGGGAACGGTACGGGCGGGCATTCACCCCGGAGGGGGAAGCGCGGCCCGGCCGGTACGCCGAGGGGGCCGACCGGCACCGCGAGGAGCCCCCGACGCGTCCGGCCGACCCCTTGCGGCCGACCCCTGCGGCCGGCCCTTGCGGCCGGTCAGTCCCTGCCGGCCATCCAGATGGTGAGGCTGTTGGCGATCCGGTGGATGCTGTCCTCGGTGACGACCTCGTGCTCACGGCGGGCCGTATCGCGGCGCACGACCTCGTAACCGCCCTCGCCCCGGACCGTGACCGAGGCGTGCCAGCGCGGTTCGTCCTCGTAGGGCTCGATGACGACGAAGGTGTTGTCCGCGTCGTTGAGGTCGCTGAACAGCATGTACAGCGCGTCCTCGGACGGGTCGTCGATGATGTCGCCGTCCTCGCTGACGGCGCGGTAGTACGAGGCATCCATCGGAACTGTCCCCTCTTCGGCCCACCGGCCCGGTCACCGGCTCGATCACCCTCAGCCTGGCACGCGGGTCCGACAGTCCGGCCGGGCACGGACGCACGCGGACAAGCCCCGGGTCGGTCCGGGGCCACCCCGAACAGCCACCCCGAACAGCCCGCCCGAAGCGCACCGCACCGCCCGAACCGCACCGCCCCCGCCGGTCCTCCGGTACCGCTCAGTCCGCCGACCGCTCCACGGGAATCCACAGCGCCGCGTCGGCCCGCGTCCCGTCGTCCGAGACGCGCACGCGCACGATCTCCGGCCCCGGCCTGCTCCGGTACGGATTCGACGGGAACCACTGCGTGAACACGTCCCGCCACATGTACTGGAGCGCCTGCGGGAAGGCACCCGCGCTCTCGAAGACGGCCCATGTGCCCGCCGGGACGTCCAGGGCCTCCATGCCCTCCGGCGCCTCGGCGCGCGTCACCACGCCGTGGTAGTAGTCGAGTTCGGTTCCCTCGGCCCGGCTCGGGTCGAGGTGGTCGCTCACGCCGACGATCCCCTCCGGCTCCTGGTCCGACAGCTCCGCGATCCGCCGCAGTGTCTCTTTCCCCATGCCGCGGATGAACTCGCCGATCGCCGGGTTCATCCCCTCGTGGACGAGCGGTACCCGGGCCTTCCTCCCGACCACACGGAACCGCTCCCTGTCCACGATCCGGTAACGCATGCTGCTGCTCCCCTCGATGACGAGGCGGAAGGACATCCGCGGCTGGGACTGCAGAGCCGCACCGGTCCTCCGGGCCTCGCCCGGACCCACCCCGTGCACCGCGCGGAACGCACGCGCGAAGGCCTCGCCCGAGCTGTAGCCGTAGCGCGTCCCGACCTCCAGCAGCGTCCGCTCACCGCCGAGCACCTCGGCGCCCGCCACGGTCAGCCGCCTGCGCCGGATGTACTCCGACAGCGGGATGCCCGCCAGCGCGGAGAACATCCGGCGCAGGTGGTACTCCGATGTCAGGGCGATCCGCGCGAGTTCGGCCACGTCGATCGGCCGGTCGAGACGCGACTCGACGTACTCCATGGCCTGGTTCAGCCGCTCCAGCATCCCGGCCCCTTTCCCCGTCGTTCACCCACACTACGAGGGGCCCGCGCGCCGCACCCGACATCCTGTGCCCGGCCCGGTCGGGTCCCGCCGGCAAAGCGGATTTGACCAGCCGACATGTCGGCCAGATGCAGCTGAACCAGCTCGCTCAGGCGACAGAAGGCGGCGCGCCGGATCTCGCCTCGAACCCGGCGGAGAAGCAGCAAGCGGCGAAGGCGATCAATGACGATCTGGAGCGCGACGTCGAAAGAGACGGCAAGCACGCGACTGAGAGCGTGAACGCGGCCGTCAAGGAGTGTGGCGCCAGGGACGGTTATGGCTGGGACACTCATTCGACATACGCGGCAGCAGCTCCACTTTCACCCAGGACCTGAACAGTGGCTCCGCCCCCGGGGTAACTCCGGCAGACCCTGGCCGCGAAGGCTCGCGCGGGGACGTCTCGCGCGGCGACGAGGAGAACAGGTGACCACTCGACACCCGCTTTTGCCCAGCCTGTTCGTTGCTCTGGGCGCCACACTGCTCCTCACCTCATGCTCGACGGTCGGCGCGGACGATCCGAACGTGACCAGCGGTCGAACCTCCCACTGGGGAAAGGGCGCCGGCGCTCCCGAGGCGTCCGCCTTCATGAAAGTGGAGGTTCCCGAGGGCGCGGCGGAGGTGAAGGGCGCCGTTCAGGTCAACCCGCAAGAGGACATCTACCTGCTCTCCTTCGTCACCGACGAGAAGACCGCCGTACGAATGGCAGAAGATCTGCGCCCCGAAGAGCCCCTGCGCACCAGGAATCACAGCCTTCCGCCCGCGGCCGAACTCTTCGGGCACCTCGGCCTTGCCGAGCCCCAGACCGAGAAGAGCGCCCGTTGGGCGGGGTGTGTCCGCCGTGCGTGGGTGACGAACGACGGAGCGAGGTCGCATGGATCGAGATCCACGTCGTTGAACTGGACTCCGAGAACACCCGGGTGTACATGCAGGCGTTCTGACCCTGCTCGGGGCCCGGAATTCGCCGACCGAGCTTCTCCCCGTACGGAACGCCTGCGGTGCGTCGCAGAGTGCACCGCCTCGGCCTCCTGCTCGGTCGGCTCCTGAGCACAAGCCCTGTGGCCCTCCTGAGGGGGGCCACAGGGCTTCGGTGGGCCTTGTGCTCACGCCGGGCTGTATCGCGGCTGACGAACCCCGTGCCCCCCTCCGGGCCGCCCTGCCCTCAGCCCTTCACCGTGAAGTCCGCCCGCAGCAGCGCCTCGTCACGGGAGGACGGGCCCACGAGCAGTTCGAAGCGGCCCGGCTCCACGATGCGGTGGCCCTCGGCGTCCACGAGGGTGCAGTCCGCGACCGGCAGTTCGACCGGGACCACCCGCGACTCCCCGGGGGCCAGGGACACCTGGCGGTAGGCCTTCAGCTCCTTCTCGGCCCAGGTCACCGAGGTGACCGTGTCGCTGACGTACACCTGCACCGTCTCCAGCGCGGGCCGCGTGCCCGTGTTGGTGAGCCTGACCCGCGCCCGCACCGTGTCGCCCGCCCCGACGAGCGGGGTCCGCACCTCCAGATCCGTGTACTCCACCGTCGTATAGCTCAGCCCCTCGCCGAACACGAACGCCGGGCTCTGCGTGAGGTCCGCGTACCGCGTGCCGTGCTGGCCCCGCACCTGGTTGTAGTACGTCGGCTGCTGGCCCGCGTGGCGCGCGAAGGAGAGCGGCAGCCGGCCGGTCGGTTCGACCAGGCCGAGTACGAGTTCGGCGACGGCCCGGCCGCCGAGCATGCCCGGGTTGAAGGCGTGCACGATCGCCGCCGCACGGTGCGCGGACGGCGGCAGCACCAGCGGCTTGGAGCTGATGACCACGACGACGAGCGGCTTGCCCGTCGCCGCGAGCGCGTCCAGCAGGGCGACCTGGTCACCGACGAGTTCCAGCGTCGCGGTGGACTTCCCCTCGCCGACCAGTTCGATACGGTCGCCGACGACCGCGACGACGTAGTCGGCCGCCTCCGCCGCCGCGACCGCCTCGCCGATCAGCGCCGCGTCCGGTGCGGCGGGGACGACGACCTCCGGCCGGGGCTGCCCGTCCGGGAAGAACGCGCCCTCCGGGTCCGGCCCGACGGTGAGGATGGCGGCGCCCCGCGCGTACGAGACGTTCCAGTCGGCGGGGACATGGTCGCGGAAGCCGTCCAGCACCGTACGGATCATCCCGCGCGGCTGGCCGTCCGGCAGCCAGTCGGCCTGGCCGGAGGAGCCCGCCCAGTCGCCGAGCTGGTTCTGCGGGTCGTCCGCGTTGGGCCCGATGACGGCGACCGTACGCGGTACGGGACCGGAGGCCCCCTGCGCGGCCACCGCCCGCCCGCCGTCACCCGCCGCGAACCCGCCGGACAGCGGCAGCGTCCCGTCGTTCGCCAGCAGCACCAGCGAGCGCCGGGCCGCCTCCAGGTTCAGCGCGGCGTGCCCGGCGCTCCCGATGACCTCCGCCTGCCGGGCGGCGTCCGGGCGGCGCGGGTTCTCGAAGAGGCCCAGCTCGAACTTGAGCGTCAGGATGCGGCGTACGGCGGCGTCGATCTCCGCCTCGTCGAGCGTGCCGGCCGCCACCGCCTCCTGCGCCCCCTCGAAGAAGGCGGGCGTCGTCATCACCATGTCGTTGCCCGCGCGCACCGCCGCCGCCGACGCCTGCGCGGCATCGGCGTACACCTTCTGCTCCCACACCATGCGGCCGACGTTGTCCCAGTCGGTCACCAGCGTCCCGGTGTACCCCCACTCGCCGCGCAGCACGTCGTTCAGCAGCCAGTTGTTCACCGTGATCGGCACGCCGTCCATCGACTGGTAGCCGAGCATGAACGTCCGGCAGCCCTCGCGCGCCACCCGCTCGAACGGCGGGAGGAACCACGACCGCAGCTTGCGCCGAGAGATGTCCGCCTCGCTCGCGTCACGGCCCCCCTGCGTCTCGGAGTAGCCCGCGAAGTGCTTGGCACACGCCAGGATCGCCGTCGGGTCCGCCAGACCGTCGCCCTGATACCCGCGCACCATGGCGGAGGCCAGCTCGCCGATGAGGAACGGGTCCTCGCCGAACGTCTCGCTCACCCGCCCCCAGCGCAGGTCCCGCGTGATGCACAGCACCGGCGAGAACGTCCAGTGCACACCGGTCGCCGCGACCTCGACGGCCGTCGCCCTGGCGATCCGCTCCACCAGCTCCGCGTCCCAGGTCGCGGCCATGCCGAGCTGCGTCGGGTAGATCGTGGCGCCCTCCCAGAAGGAGTGCCCGTGGATGCAGTCCTCCGCGACCAGCAGCGGAATCCGCAGCCTGGTGCGCCCGGTGGCCTCGGCCGCCTCCAGTACGCGTTCGGGCGAGGCGTGCAGGATCGATCCCACGTGCAGGTCCTCGACGAGGTGCCGCACTCCGTCCTTGGCGTTCAGCTGGAGCATCTGGCCGGTCTTCTCCGGCAGCGTCATCCGGCCGAG
This window contains:
- a CDS encoding glycoside hydrolase family 3 N-terminal domain-containing protein, whose product is MGLFPPYLDPALPVAERVSDLLGRMTLPEKTGQMLQLNAKDGVRHLVEDLHVGSILHASPERVLEAAEATGRTRLRIPLLVAEDCIHGHSFWEGATIYPTQLGMAATWDAELVERIARATAVEVAATGVHWTFSPVLCITRDLRWGRVSETFGEDPFLIGELASAMVRGYQGDGLADPTAILACAKHFAGYSETQGGRDASEADISRRKLRSWFLPPFERVAREGCRTFMLGYQSMDGVPITVNNWLLNDVLRGEWGYTGTLVTDWDNVGRMVWEQKVYADAAQASAAAVRAGNDMVMTTPAFFEGAQEAVAAGTLDEAEIDAAVRRILTLKFELGLFENPRRPDAARQAEVIGSAGHAALNLEAARRSLVLLANDGTLPLSGGFAAGDGGRAVAAQGASGPVPRTVAVIGPNADDPQNQLGDWAGSSGQADWLPDGQPRGMIRTVLDGFRDHVPADWNVSYARGAAILTVGPDPEGAFFPDGQPRPEVVVPAAPDAALIGEAVAAAEAADYVVAVVGDRIELVGEGKSTATLELVGDQVALLDALAATGKPLVVVVISSKPLVLPPSAHRAAAIVHAFNPGMLGGRAVAELVLGLVEPTGRLPLSFARHAGQQPTYYNQVRGQHGTRYADLTQSPAFVFGEGLSYTTVEYTDLEVRTPLVGAGDTVRARVRLTNTGTRPALETVQVYVSDTVTSVTWAEKELKAYRQVSLAPGESRVVPVELPVADCTLVDAEGHRIVEPGRFELLVGPSSRDEALLRADFTVKG